In Aspergillus nidulans FGSC A4 chromosome II, a single window of DNA contains:
- a CDS encoding uncharacterized protein (transcript_id=CADANIAT00005071), whose protein sequence is MTARSMASTVSLYLILFVLFVLFYRRCYRSSKKPAEFRTTAECRAIIDGSQFPDARKNQLTRLEARALPNQPLIGAFGIKNAFTTGNEAEAKDFVENVRRLIEVSAVDWHGLAGALQCMLESIIEENRDGARVKVSLTPTVQALVLRESFWILFQMGEDAHLEFKQLADLGKITNSTWVRMKEERALEFKDNIVLQACLTAVFANHKTDINILDPGSNPLKLILPSFETVWRIVLRLFIVLHCHDNEDYKRALLEFVRDPTLTQFRLRPDNAVSVEFLVKEALRLYPPTRRIRRAFQFPGSSPNNQISNIGRANVEACHLNEEVWGPDALEFMPARWSKMSSVQRRSFLAFGGPPFLCPASHAFGPMVIGLLAGVMLDVFGKMNGYGKEWVLGSDDERDMSEVHSRERLRNERDAYGGLFLDLYSRRIDVSS, encoded by the coding sequence atgacggcaagaagCATGGCTTCCACGGTATCTCTTTACcttatcctcttcgtcctctttgTCCTCTTCTACCGCCGCTGTTATCGCTCAAGCAAAAAGCCAGCCGAATTCAGAACAACTGCGGAATGCCGCGCGATAATTGATGGCTCCCAGTTCCCCGATGCCAGAAAAAACCAACTCACTCGTCTCGAGGCTAGAGCTTTGCCTAACCAGCCACTAATAGGGGCATTCGGCATAAAAAATGCTTTTACGACTGGTAATGAGGCCGAGGCGAAGGATTTTGTTGAGAATGTGCGTCGATTAATTGAGGTTTCGGCTGTTGACTGGCATGGTCTTGCTGGCGCACTTCAGTGTATGCTTGAAAGCATAATCGAAGAGAACCGCGATGGAGCTCGAGTCAAAGTATCGCTTACCCCGACTGTGCAAGCTTTGGTGCTAAGGGAATCGTTTTGGATCCTCTTTCAGATGGGAGAGGATGCCCACCTAGAATTCAAGCAGCTTGCCGACCTCGGAAAAATCACAAACAGCACTTGGGtgagaatgaaagaagaaagagccTTGGAGTTCAAAGATAATATTGTTCTCCAAGCTTGTCTCACCGCTGTCTTCGCGAATCACAAGACCGACATCAACATTCTAGACCCTGGTTCAAACCCTCTGAAGTTGATCTTGCCCAGCTTCGAGACTGTCTGGCGGATTGTCCTAAGGCTGTTCATTGTGCTCCACTGCCATGATAACGAAGACTATAAGCGGGCCCTCCTCGAGTTCGTCCGGGATCCTACACTTACCCAATTTCGTCTCCGGCCGGACAATGCAGTCTCTGTTGAATTCCTCGTCAAAGAAGCACTACGCCTCTACCCACCTACGCGGCGAATTCGACGTGCATTCCAGTTTCCCGGCTCCAGTCCTAACAATCAGATTAGCAACATTGGCAGAGCAAATGTAGAAGCCTGCCATCTCAATGAAGAAGTCTGGGGTCCTGACGCATTAGAATTCATGCCTGCTCGATGGAGCAAGATGTCTTCGGTGCAGAGGCGGAGTTTCCTGGCGTTTGGAGGTCCGCCGTTCCTATGCCCGGCAAGTCATGCATTTGGGCCAATGGTCATTGGGCTACTTGCTGGTGTCATGCTGGATGTTTTTGGAAAGATGAATGGCTATGGCAAGGAGTGGGTGCTGGGTTCAGATGATGAGAGGGATATGAGCGAAGTGCATTCAAGAGAGAGACTAAGAAATGAGCGGGATGCTTATGGAGGGCTTTTCCTTGACCTTTATTCTAGACGTATAGATGTTAGTTCTTGA
- a CDS encoding ceramidase (transcript_id=CADANIAT00005072): MRLLPSIPYPPPSQDGYWHPVTSTLNWCEEDYYATIYSAEIVNTLTNLLFMALGVKGIQSCRRNGHDTIFQVAYYGYLVVGTGSFLFHSTLKYPMQLVDELSMIYTTCLMCYASFSYSRSNNYRIVLSIFLTALAVFITLYYHYLQNPVFHQNAYALLTAIVLIRSMYTMEMKLRPSLRHSTEEDRLEREKKGLPVLSKEQQHYENERDLKTLKTMWLMVGYGLSVFLGGFAIWNLDNYFCSTIRRWRREIGLPWGILLEGHGWWHIMTGTGAYLYIVWGIWLRHCLNNRQEEYYLWWPHIWSIPEIVRTSVTTNGSAKKSQ; the protein is encoded by the exons ATGCGTCTCCTCCCTTCTATTCCGTATCCTCCGCCGTCTCAAGATGGGTATTGGCATCCTGTTACCTCGACCCTGAACTGGTGCGAGGAG GACTACTATGCTACCATCTACTCCGCCGAGATCGTCAACACCCTCACAAACCTTTTGTTCATGGCCTTGGGCGTAAAGGGCATCCAGAGCTGCCGGCGCAATGGGCACGATACAATCTTCCAGGTGGCCTACTACGGCTACCTTGTCGTCGGAACAGGCAGCTTCCTGTTTCACTCGACGCTGAAAT ACCCAATGCAGCTAGTAGACGAACTTTCTATGATTTACACCACATGTCTGATGTGCTATGCCTCCTTCTCCTACTCCCGCTCAAACAATTACCGCATCGTCCTGagcatcttcctcaccgCGCTCGCGGTCTTCATAACTCTGTACTACCACTACCTCCAGAACCCGGTCTTTCACCAAAACGCATATGCCCTGCTGACGGCCATTGTGCTCATCCGGAGCATGTACACAATGGAAATGAAGCTGCGTCCGTCTTTGCGCCACTCGACGGAAGAAGACAGACtcgagcgggagaagaagggtctTCCGGTTCTTTCCAAGGAACAGCAGCACTATGAGAATGAGCGGGACCTGAAGACGCTCAAGACAATGTGGCTTATGGTTGGGTATGGGCTGAGTGTCTTCCTGGGGGGATTCGCGATCTGGAATCTGGACAATTACTTCTGTAGCACGATACGGCGGTGGCGGAGAGAGATTGGCCTTCCCTGGGGAATTTTGCTGGAAGGGCATGGATGGTG GCATATCATGACCGGTACTGGCGCGTATTTGTACATCGTCTGGGGCATCTGGCTGCGCCACTGTTTAAACAATCGACAGGAGGAATATTACCTATGGTGGCCACATATTTGGAGTATCCCCGAGATAGTGCGGACATCGGTCACGACGAACGGATCGGCGAAGAAATCGCAGTGA
- a CDS encoding putative toxin biosynthesis protein (transcript_id=CADANIAT00005073): MSTGPFRIVEHTVPGQHIREYPGATANEQEDILSLVVKQYIPLDNPSPQPGDVTILAAHANGFPKELYEPLWEELHARSKENGFRIRSIWMADVAHQGQSSVVNEDILGNDPSWFDHPRDLLHLVNVKRKEMPRPIVGVGHSMGGAHLAQLAIIHPRLLHSLILLDPVIQRQTTQLDASDLGKQKLVIAKTTQSSTYRRDYWPSRKAALDSFKRNPFYQAWDPRVLDRWVRYGLRDLPTSIYPLDESSSNVASNNSAERPVTLRTTLHQEVFTFSRPNYDGPPGFAVPVNKVTHPDLDPDHLGSWPFYRPEPSRIFAQLPHLRPSVLYIFGGTSDMSTPTMIADKLAHTGTGLGGSGGVTAGRVRDVVLKDKGHLVAQEAPVQCAEEASKWLGPELQRWREEEKMFQDQWSQKSKIEKVTIDHRWKAHVPAPVRPKKKDSKSKL; this comes from the exons ATGTCAACTGGTCCTTTTCGCATCGTTGAGCATACGGTTCCCGGTCAGCACATTCGGGAATATCCCGGTGCTACTGCGAACGAACAGGAAGACATCCTGAGCTTGGTTGTGAAACAATACATTCCTTTGGATAATCCTAGTCCGCAGCCCGGTGATGTCACTATACTTGCAGCGCATGCGAATGGCTTTCCCAAG GAGCTCTACGAGCCTCTTTGGGAAGAATTACATGCTCGGTCAAAAGAAAACGGGTTTCGAATACGGAGTATCTGGATGGCCGATGTTGCGCACCAGGGACAAAGCAGTGTGGTTAACGAAGACATATTAGGAAATGACC CTAGCTGGTTTGACCATCCCCGGGACCTCCTCCACCTTGTCAATGTTAAGCGCAAGGAGATGCCGCGCCCTATCGTTGGAGTCGGGCACAGTATGGGCGGTGCACATCT TGCTCAACTAGCAATCATCCATCCGCGCCTCCTTCACAGCCTCATCCTGCTAGACCCCGTGATCCAACGGCAAACCACACAGCTAGACGCAAGCGACCTAGGAAAACAGAAACTCGTCATTGCCAAAACCACTCAATCATCTACCTATCGACGCGACTATTGGCCCTCACGTAAGGCAGCGCTAGACTCATTCAAGAGGAACCCATTCTACCAAGCCTGGGATCCGCGCGTTCTGGACCGCTGGGTTAGATACGGTCTCCGAGACCTCCCTACATCCATCTACCCGCTCGATGAATCCTCCTCAAATGTCGCCTCGAACAACAGCGCTGAGCGCCCTGTAACTCTGCGGACAACCCTTCACCAAGAAGTCTTCACTTTCTCTCGACCCAACTACGACGGTCCGCCGGGTTTCGCCGTACCTGTGAACAAAGTCACGCACCCGGATCTCGACCCCGATCATTTAGGCTCCTGGCCCTTCTACCGCCCTGAGCCGTCCCGCATCTTTGCTCAACTTCCCCATCTCCGGCCGAGCGTGCTATATATTTTCGGCGGCACATCGGACATGTCCACGCCGACAATGATAGCGGATAAATTAGCCCATACAGGGACTGGACTCGGTGGCAGTGGCGGAGTCACAGCGGGACGTGTTCGAGACGTAGTACTCAAGGATAAAGGACATCTTGTCGCCCAGGAAGCGCCAGTCCAATGCGCCGAAGAAGCTAGTAAGTGGCTTGGGCCGGAGCTACAgcgttggagagaagaagagaagatgttCCAGGATCAGTGGAGTCAAAAGTCCAAGATCGAGAAGGTTACTATTGATCATCGGTGGAAGGCGCATGTGCCTGCTCCTGTGCGACCTAAAAAGAAAGACTCGAAGTCGAAGCTGTGA
- a CDS encoding BRCT domain-containing protein (transcript_id=CADANIAT00005074), whose amino-acid sequence MAGHQDDNLRLFDQLKVCIVCSKDLSPDAAHQLASTLETHGGEPVVYEPPADFPDIAAFSHIMSTTIDFPQFDAAKDALIPVIKPQWMHASLAKRRLANVRQYSPDPRLFLNDVVVTCGDIPEGDKDAIIGGVLAKGGLYNPRLTGMCTHLVDLTIDSDKAKQVRARNLNVKIVLPHWFDDCLKLGRRIDERPYKLPDPEILRAAPDAPIRSAESRDIIGASTPEPSKLPTPLTSPVKPKLSVFHGKVIMLSSDLEIGSHLRDTISAIVEENGGKVTTDVSEATTFICRFRDGFNYRVASRLNKDVGNLSWLYHLMTYDSWTSPYRRLLHYPIPKTPIPGFEKFKISLSNYVGEARSYLEHLITATGAECTKTLRQENTHLVTAHDNSEKCSAAREWNIHVVNHLWLEECYAQWRLLPESNNRYTHFPRRTNLGEVVGQTRLDRSALESMFFASEEASSEPSRKAMQKREQNTAPGKPLGSTDIDDNMVSNTTNATPAGRSKKNTNLHTPSHLYLASDGKENDTPSSTSSRKSKEAATARLHEIAPDIALYEKEKKRVGGVIYGGRRKTDEGRVVLNSKKRSSMDAQTDSEAEDTTEAKRQKKSKPPITMHLLITGYQRWVGNMKKEDAEKRQLRELGIMVVQDARKCSHLAAPSVLRTPKFVNAIAYSPVIVQVEFITQCLKKNKLLDPEDFLLDDKEAKKFGFSLEQARVNARANKNKLLRGHHIYCVETIRGGFDAFKSIVDANGGECNLFRGRVSYHTARKDSDEEKQSSRKDIYLLSSAAPEHQKLWPRFRQLVHDMGKTPRIVRVDWLLDMAMSQELRVAEDYELSEGMIEQSEE is encoded by the exons ATGGCGGGACACCAGGACGATAATTTGCGGCTCTTTGACCAGCTAAAGGTCTGCATAGTCTGCTCGAAAGATCTCAGCCCAGATGCAGCCCATCAG CTCGCGTCCACCTTAGAAACTCATGGCGGCGAGCCCGTTGTCTATGAGCCTCCGGCCGATTTCCCAGACATTGCGGCGTTCAGCCATATCATGTCCACCACGATTGACTTTCCTCAATTCGACGCCGCTAAAGATGCCTTGATTCCTGTTATTAAGCCCCAGTGGATGCACGCCTCACTGGCAAAAAGGAGGCTCGCCAACGTCCGCCAGTACAGCCCCGATCCCCGACTTTTTTTGAACGATGTCGTGGTTACATGTGGCGATATTCCAGAAGGCGATAAAGATGCTATCATCGGTGGTGTCCTGGCGAAAGGTGGTCTCTATAACCCTAGGCTCACTGGGATGTGCACTCACCTTGTTGATCTGACCATCGACTCGGATAAGGCCAAACAAGTCAGGGCTCGAAACCTCAATGTCAAAATTGTTCTTCCTCACTGGTTTGATGACTGCCTGAAGCTTGGACGGCGGATTGATGAACGCCCTTATAAGCTTCCAGATCCCGAAATTCTTCGCGCAGCACCGGACGCTCCTATTCGCTCCGCAGAGAGCCGCGATATCATTGGCGCATCTACACCAGAGCCCTCCAAACTGCCTACACCATTGACATCTCCAGTCAAGCCTAAGCTGAGCGTTTTTCACGGCAAAGTTATCATGCTCTCTTCAGACTTGGAAATCGGCTCGCACCTTCGAGACACTATCTCAGCAATAGTGGAAGAAAACGGAGGCAAGGTAACCACTGATGTTTCAGAAGCAACCACATTCATCTGCCGGTTCAGAGACGGCTTCAACTACCGTGTGGCTTCCAGGCTAAATAAGGATGTGGGAAATCTGTCTTGGCTTTACCATCTAATGACTTACGACTCTTGGACATCTCCCTATCGACGTCTTTTACACTACCCAATCCCGAAAACCCCTATACCAGGCTTTGAGAAATTCAAGATCAGCTTGTCCAATTACGTTGGTGAAGCAAGGTCGTATCTAGAGCATTTGATCACGGCTACGGGTGCAGAATGCACCAAAACCTTGAGGCAGGAAAATACACATTTAGTGACTGCACACGACAATAGCGAGAAGTGCTCTGCTGCTAGGGAATGGAATATCCATGTTGTTAACCATCTTTGGCTGGAGGAATGTTACGCACAGTGGAGGCTACTACCAGAGTCTAACAATAGGTACACTCACTTCCCCCGGCGGACAAACTTGGGCGAAGTTGTGGGCCAGACCCGATTGGATAGGTCCGCACTCGAGAGTATGTTTTTCGCGTCAGAAGAGGCCTCTTCGGAACCTTCGAGGAAGGCAATGCAGAAAAGGGAACAGAACACGGCACCCGGGAAGCCCTTGGGCTCTACAGATATTGATGATAACATGGTATCCAACACCACGAACGCCACGCCGGCCGGCAGGTCAAAGAAGAACACAAACCTGCATACTCCTTCCCACCTCTACCTCGCATCTGATGGCAAGGAAAACGACACCCCATCGTCAACCAGCAGTCGAAAATCTAAGGAGGCGGCAACAGCTAGACTGCACGAGATTGCACCAGACATCGCGCTgtatgagaaggaaaagaagcgTGTTGGTGGTGTGATATACGGTGGTCGAAGGAAGACGGATGAAGGTCGAGTGGTCTTGAACAGTAAGAAGCGATCCTCAATGGACGCACAGACAGATAGTGAGGCAGAGGATACTACGGAGGCTAAGCGGCAGAAGAAATCGAAGCCCCCTATCACGATGCATCTACTTATTACCGGTTACCAACGGTGGGTGGGAAATatgaagaaagaagatgcagagaag CGCCAACTTCGAGAGCTTGGTATCATGGTCGTTCAGGATGCGCGCAAATGCTCTCATCTCGCTGCACCCTCTGTCCTGCGCACCCCTAAATTCGTTAATGCAATTGCGTATAGCCCCGTGATTGTTCAGGTCGAGTTTATAACACAGtgtctgaagaagaacaagctcCTAGACCCTGAGGACTTCCTCCTTGACGATAAGGAGGCAAAGAAATTTGGGTTCTCATTGGAACAAGCCAGGGTCAATGCGAGGGCAAACAAAAACAAACTTCTCCGAGGACATCACATCTACTGCGTCGAGACAATCCGTGGAGGATTCGATGCTTTCAAGTCCATCGTGGATGCTAATGGAGGAGAGTGCAACTTGTTCCGTGGGCGTGTCTCATATCACACAGCACGTAAGgatagcgacgaggagaaaCAATCTAGCCGCAAGGATATTTATCTTCTTAGTAGCGCGGCTCCCGAGCACCAGAAACTGTGGCCACGATTCAGGCAATTGGTCCACGATATGGGCAAGACCCCGCGCATCGTCCGGGTGGACTGGCTTCTCGATATGGCCATGTCTCAGGAGTTGCGTGTTGCTGAGGATTATGAGCTCAGCGAAGGAATGATTGAGCAGTCTGAGGAGTAA
- the trm8 gene encoding tRNA (guanine46-N7)-methyltransferase (transcript_id=CADANIAT00005075) yields the protein MGATAKKQKREVYRNKVAAVTSAESGEAALAALKLPQKKYYRQRAHANPFSDHLLKYPLSPAHMDWATHFPAFVNPDPSQTNLAGTRKLIKDVEVVDIGCGFGGLLVGLAPVLPDTLMVGMEIRVQVTEYLTNRIKALRHQQALKLQLQQSSAASTPAAAPSPSPAPVPETPTANDPSVDDSEIFPSTLIPGGYQNITAIRANTMKFLPNFFARGQLSKIFICFPDPHFKARKHKARIVSETLNAEYAYALRPGGLLYTITDVEEYHYWILRHFGYDVEAEQAQKQGEGQEEVQESVGKREGSAELFERVSEEDIEKDECVRVMKEATEEGKKVARNGGNKYVAVFRRKSNPEWV from the exons ATGGGCGCCACCgcaaagaaacaaaagcGCGAGGTCTACCGCAACAAGGTCGCCGCCGTGACCTCTGCGGAATCTGGCGAAGCCGCACTCGCAGCCCTGAAACTGCCCCAGAAAAAATACTACAGACAGCGCGCCCATGCAAATCCGTTCTCAGATCATTTGTTGAAGTA TCCTCTCAGCCCGGCACACATGGACTGGGCGACACATTTCCCGGCATTCGTGAATCCGGACCCCTCGCAGACGAATCTCGCTGGCACAAGGAAGCTGATCAAGGATGTggaggttgttgatattgggTGTGGATTCGGCGGGTTGCTCGTTGGGCTTGCGCCCGTTTTGCCGGATACACTTATGGTTG GAATGGAAATCCGTGTCCAAGTAACGGAATATCTGACAAACCGCATTAAAGCCCTTCGCCACCAACAAGCGCTCAAACTTCAACTCCAACAATCCTCCGCCGCATCAACACCAGCCGCTGCCCCCTCCCCATCCCCAGCTCCGGTCCCCGAGACCCCCACCGCCAACGATCCCTCAGTCGATGACTCCGAGATCTTTCCGTCGACCCTAATCCCAGGCGGATACCAAAACATCACAGCGATTCGCGCCAACACGATGAAATTCCTCCCAAATTTCTTCGCGCGCGGTCAACTATCCAAGATCTTCATCTGTTTTCCAGATCCTCATTTCAAGGCGCGGAAGCATAAGGCGAGGATTGTCAGCGAGACGCTAAATGCGGAGTATGCGTATGCGCTTCGACCGGGAGGCTTGCTGTATACGATCACGGATGTGGAGGAGTACCATTACTGGATTCTAAGGCACTTTGGGTACGAtgttgaggctgagcaggCTCAAAAGCAGGGTGAAGGTCAGGAGGAGGTGCAAGAATCAGTGGGGAAGAGAGAGGGGTCAGCGGAATTGTTTGAGCGAgtgagcgaggaggacattGAAAAAGACGAGTGTGTTCGGGTTATGAAAGAGGCCACAgaagagggaaagaaggttGCGAGGAATGGGGGAAATAAGTACGTGGCTGTTTTTAGGAGGAAGAGTAACCCGGAATGGGTTTGA
- a CDS encoding LIM domain protein (transcript_id=CADANIAT00005076) produces the protein MIHRSPLQHHKGKDSQRKVTPPGPSYMSDDQIASYLKDLRTNRPTRPGGSRPLPTRTESTSKPRDNLPPRATSAMSMYGHPKTPPAASSTEVERPRAASALSNHRPVSFRSSFSSSAGRPLVQEPRVVPVRQNVSPTRAFSRTSMNTQLPSYQESPERRKEREEARSLRAALQGMGIDDEIRIHEDAQKEATELVWMHQNPGLQFKNPYAPYRNPDIKKPQNSEKQSQPYEPPSPFRRSWRESHRLSFRGQSARNNSETDSNGPGEESSPRKSGIPRKNLKVNFALDKDQGQTDAGYGVEPAEVKKDSPRGIFRNPKDQIYEEPQNYEHNDKNRSVFSKSDSSALRNKPRNSVQGSRPLPSRFGSIPFVDKLSRFELHKHPPTQSHNPEYKVNAPSPPIATKQANTDSVATKDGLEIRSEDIRAATSKKRSERSSRLPMPTGVSDRTGRPIVSFDPSWQPTEAQSPPKREIPEIQVSESAQSPPSIEVSEPSSVPVINLPDEKPPTIAEMSPSKHNRPDQKPPSEPEKRQRPLSGHKKSTSNDRWMSTYSRAGVPTASCEACSLPIAGKVVTAAGTRFHPECFTCYHCHTALECVAFYQEPEAKRNERLADPSADEDAHSLRFYCHLDFHELFSPRCKSCKTPIEGEVVVACGAEWHVGHFFCAECGDPFNSQTPFVEKDGYAWCLNCHSRRTAPQCAGCKKPVLDDIVITAVGGKWHENCFVCHECGNGFGPDGRYFVKEGEPRRTAKGRIIGGPVQLAVCERCEGIRLKSSPRA, from the exons ATGATCCACCGGTCCCCTCTTCAGCATCATAAGGGCAAAGATTCCCAGAGGAAGGTTACTCCGCCCGGCCCCTCATATATGTCCGACGATCAGATCG CGAGCTATCTAAAAGACCTGCGGACAAATCGACCAACTCGTCCTGGTGGCTCCCGACCCTTACCTACCAGAACAGAATCAACTTCCAAACCTCGAGACAATCTTCCCCCACGAGCTACATCTGCCATGTCAATGTACGGACATCCAAAAAcgcctccagcagcttcatcaacCGAGGTTGAACGCCCTCGCGCCGCCAGTGCTCTTTCGAACCATCGACCGGTCTCGTTTCGTAGTTCTTTCAGCAGCTCAGCCGGTCGGCCACTGGTCCAAGAGCCCAGAGTTGTCCCGGTTCGACAAAACGTTTCACCCACTCGGGCTTTCTCTCGTACTTCTATGAATACTCAATTACCAAGCTATCAGGAGAGTCctgaaagaaggaaagagcGAGAGGAAGCGAGATCATTACGTGCAGCGTTGCAAGGGATGGGGATCGATGACGAAATCCGTATCCATGAGGATGCACAGAAGGAGGCCACAGAGTTAGTCTGGATGCACCAAAATCCTGGCCTCCAGTTCAAGAACCCCTATGCCCCTTATCGTAACCCGGACATCAAGAAGCCGCAGAACTCAGAAAAACAGAGCCAACCTTACGAGCCGCCGAGTCCATTTCGAAGATCGTGGCGTGAAAGCCATCGACTCTCATTTAGAGGTCAATCTGCCAGGAATAATTCAGAAACCGACTCTAATGGCCCGGGCGAGGAGAGTTCTCCCAGGAAAAGTGGGATCCCGAGAAAGAATCTCAAGGTTAATTTTGCACTGGACAAGGATCAAGGGCAAACTGATGCTGGTTATGGAGTGGAGCCCGCGGAGGTAAAGAAGGACTCGCCTAGAGGCATTTTCAGGAACCCGAAAGATCAGATTTACGAGGAACCGCAGAATTATGAGCACAATGACAAGAACCGGTCTGTTTTCTCCAAGTCTGACTCGTCAGCACTTCGAAACAAGCCGCGCAATTCAGTTCAAGGATCTCGACCGTTACCAAGCCGATTCGGTAGTATTCCGTTTGTTGATAAGCTCTCTCGCTTTGAGCTCCATAAACACCCGCCTACTCAGTCGCACAATCCAGAGTATAAGGTCAATGCGCCATCTCCGCCTATTGCCACAAAGCAGGCAAACACCGACTCGGTTGCAACCAAAGACGGGCTTGAGATTCGCAGCGAAGATATTAGGGCTGCTACGAGCAAAAAAAGGTCTGAGCGCAGCTCGAGGCTCCCAATGCCAACTGGAGTGAGTGATCGCACCGGTCGACCTATTGTCAGCTTCGATCCGTCCTGGCAGCCCACCGAAGCACAGAGCCCTCCGAAGAGGGAGATACCAGAAATCCAAGTCTCTGAGTCTGCTCAATCGCCACCATCTATCGAGGTTTCCGaaccttcttctgttccCGTTATTAATCTACCTGACGAGAAGCCTCCTACTATAGCGGAAATGAGCCCTTCAAAGCATAACAGACCGGACCAAAAACCGCCATCGGAACCAGAAAAGCGACAGAGGCCCCTGTCTGGACACAAGAAGTCCACGTCGAATGATCGTTGGATGTCTACTTACTCCCGTGCCGGTGTACCGACTGCTTCATGTGAAGCTTGCTCACTTCCGATTGCTGGGAAGGTCGTCACCGCTGCCGGGACACGTTTTCATCCAGAGTGCTTCACTTGTTACCACTGTCATACTGCCCTTGAATGTGTGGCATTTTACCAGGAGCCGGAGGCAAAGCGGAATGAACGACTCGCAGATCCTTCCGCAGATGAAGACGCCCATTCTTTGAGGTTCTATTGTCACCTTGACTTTCACGAATTGTTCAGTCCGAGATGCAAAAGCTGCAAGACACCAATCGAAGGAGAAGTGGTCGTTGCCTGTGGGGCAGAATGGCATGTCGGtcacttcttctgcgccgAGTGTGGTGAT CCTTTCAACTCGCAAACTCCTTTTGTGGAGAAAGACGGCTATGCCTGGTGCCTGAACTGCCACTCTCGCAGAACTGCACCTCAGTGTGCAGGATGTAAGAAGCCTGTCCTTGACGATATCGTGATCACTGCTGTAGGCGGAAAATGGCACGAAAACTGTTTCGTCTGCCATGAATGCGGCAACGGGTTCGGCCCAGATGGCCGGTACTTCGTCAAGGAAGGTGAGCCCAGACGGACGGCCAAAGGCCGAATCATTGGAGGGCCGGTTCAGCTGGCTGTGTGTGAGCGATGCGAAGGCATTCGTCTGAAGTCGTCTCCTAGGGCCTGA